One window from the genome of Cydia fagiglandana chromosome 21, ilCydFagi1.1, whole genome shotgun sequence encodes:
- the LOC134675215 gene encoding 2-aminoethanethiol dioxygenase produces the protein MTFVDSFALLSCRLFSTFRSRTKFLCINIGKFHMDLQNEAKTMDMVSVPPIVATYRLALQTFDGKATADLPANINKLKKIMDRLRSEDLGLERRLCDPATWKNPSKAPCTYIQVFQNSCVNMSIFVLKPGFKMPLHDHPHMHGLLKVIYGAVNIRSFSEHPVTEKLSAIDIAIRAKHEATRLAHGTHVKRKFFAEVTQDRVCKENSETCVLTPTASNYHEIQALEMPAAFFDVLSPPYDTLIEGIGPRRCSYYKVSNKLSTNLVELTETVAPDCFFCDQSPYLGPKLT, from the coding sequence atgacgtttgttgacAGTTTCGCTTTGTTATCGTGCAGATTATTTTCTACATTTCGGTCTCGAACAAAATTCTTGTGTATCAATATAGGCAAATTTCATATGGATTTGCAAAATGAAGCAAAAACAATGGATATGGTCAGCGTGCCGCCAATCGTGGCGACGTACCGGCTCGCCCTGCAAACCTTCGACGGGAAGGCTACGGCCGACCTCCCTGCCAACATAAACAAACTTAAGAAGATAATGGACAGATTAAGAAGCGAAGACCTAGGTTTGGAGAGACGGTTATGCGACCCGGCGACGTGGAAAAACCCTAGCAAAGCACCATGTACGTACATCCAAGTGTTTCAAAATAGTTGCGTCAATATGAGTATTTTCGTGTTAAAACCTGGCTTCAAGATGCCGTTGCACGACCACCCTCACATGCACGGTCTTTTGAAGGTAATATACGGTGCCGTGAACATTCGTAGTTTCTCCGAGCACCCTGTGACTGAAAAACTGAGCGCTATAGACATAGCAATACGCGCTAAGCACGAGGCAACTAGACTTGCACACGGGACACACGTGAAGCGAAAGTTTTTCGCTGAGGTTACACAGGATCGCGTTTGTAAGGAAAATTCTGAGACGTGTGTGCTGACTCCGACTGCATCTAACTATCACGAGATACAAGCGCTTGAAATGCCGGCAGCATTTTTCGATGTCCTGTCACCGCCTTATGACACATTGATAGAAGGTATAGGGCCCAGGCGATGTAGCTACTATAAAGTAAGTAATAAGTTGAGCACTAACTTAGTGGAATTGACGGAGACAGTAGCGCCGGATTGTTTTTTCTGTGATCAGTCTCCTTACTTAGGCCCTAAGCTGACATAG